The genome window AGAATTATTTCTTGAGAAATATTTCCCTAGTTACATGCAAGATCAAATGGAGATCAAGTTTCTGGAATTAAAGCAAGACGATATGAGCGTAGCTGAGTATGAGACCAAGTTTTCTGAATTGGCTCGATTTGTCCCTGAGTACATTAATACTGATGCTAAAAAGGCAAAAAGGTTCCAGCAAGGTCTAAGGTCTTGGATCCGAGGTAAGATTGCAGTACTTGAGCTTCAGAGTTATGCAGCGGTAGTTCAAAAAGCAATGATCATAGAAGGGGAAAGCGAATTGTCTCAAAAAGAGAGAGACATGAGAAAAAGGAAGAATGAGGAAGTGGGAGGAGGTTCAAGTAAGAGGAATTTTCAAAACAAGTTTAACCGGAAGTTCGAAGACCAGAGTAGGGGAAATCTGAAACCTAAAGAGGGAAATGGAGGGCAAGGAACTCGATATCAACCATCTACCCAACAAAGACCAGTAAGGCCTCCATTACCTGAATGTGGAACTTGTGGGAAGAAGCATCCGGGCGTTTGTAATAAGCCCAATATCACCTGTTACAAATGCAACAAGAAGGGGCATTATGCCAAAGAGTGTACCAATCAGAGGATAGGAGTTACTTGTTATAAGTGTGGGAAGCCGGGCCATGTTGCTCGGGAATGTAAGGAGTCTGCTCAAGCTTCAAATGTTCTTAGAATTACTGGACCACCAACTCAAGCTTCACCTACTCAGCCCAAAGCCAGAACTTTCAACATGACTATGCAAGATGCCATACAAGACGCAGAtgtggtggcaggtacgctCCCTATAAATTCAGTTAAAGCAAAAGTGTTAATTGATTCCGGGGCTACCAAATCTTTTATTTCTGAAGAGTTTGTGAATAAATTGCAATGTGAAACCCAACCCCTTAAACAACCTTTAGTAATAGAGGTAGCAAATCAAGCGAAAGTTTTAGTTGATCAAGTCTGTCCCCAGTGTGATATCGAGATAGAAAACTGTCACTTGTATGCTAATCTAATACCCTTTAAGTTAGGAGAATTCGATGTGATCTTGGGAATGGATTGGTTAACAAGTTATGATGCGCAGATAAATTGTAAGGAAAAGAAAGTCACATTGAATTTAGAAGGTGATAGGGCAGTTATGTTTCGGGGAAAGAAGCAAGTCAAGAAATTTCTCACTATTGTGCAAGCTAAGAGATTGTTAAGACAAGGATGCGAGGCTTATTTAGCCCACGTGATAGATGTAAACCAAAATTCGCCAAAACTCGAAGATATACCAATAGTGAATGAGTTTTCCGATGTATTCCCAGATGAATTACCAGGATTACCCCCAGATCGGGAGATTGAGTTCACTATTGATTTAGCACCAGGGACCGAGCCAGTCTCAAGGGCCCCCTATAGGATGGCTCCTGTAGAAATGAAAGAGTTAGCGAAACAGTTGCAAGAGTTGCTAGATAAAGGAGTAATCAGGCCTAGTGTGTCtccatggggagcaccagttTTGTTTGTAAAAAAGAAAGATGGGAGTATGAGGTTGTGCATTGATTATCGAGAGCTTAATAAACTAACCATCAAGAATAGATACCCATTACCTAGgattgatgatttgtttgaccAACTTAAAGGAGCTACTTGTTTCTCTAAGATTGACCTAAGGTCGGGATATCACCAGCTCAAGATTAAACCTGAAGATATACCAAAGACTGCTTTTCGCACTAGATATGGGCATTATGAATTCTTAGTTATGGCTTTTGGATTGACCAATGCCCCTGCTGCATTTATGGATCTAATGAATAGAGTTTTTAAGAAATACCTTGATAAATTTGTGATTGTCTTTATTGATGATATTCTTAtctattcaaaaacaaaagaagAGCATACAGAACATTTAAGGATGGCTCTAGAAACTCTTAGGAAAGAAAAGTTGTATGCGAAGTTCTCAAAGTGTGAATTTTGGTTAGAGGAAGTGCAATTTCTAGGTCATATCGTTAGCAGTGAAGGAATAAAAGTAGATCCAGCTAAGATAGAAGCGGTAATGAAATGGGAAAGGCctaagaccccaactgaagtgagGAGTTTCCTAGGTTTGGCGGGATACTATAGAAGATTTGTACAAGATTTTTCAAGTATAGCAACCCCTTTAACTAAGTTGACAagaaagaatgagaagtttgaatgggaTGATGAGTGTGAAAAGAGTTTTCAGGAATTGAAGAGGAGATTGGTATCTGCACCAGTGTTAGTGCAACCTGATGACCAaggaaattttgtaatatatagtgACGCTTCTCATAAGGGATTAGGGTGTGTGCTGATGCAACATGGAAAAGTAATCGCATACGCTTCTAGACAGTTAAAACCTCACGAGCAGAGATATCCAACTCATGATTTAGAACTTGCAGCAATCGTATTTGCTTTGAAGATTTGGAGGCATTACTTGTACGGAGAAAAGTGCGAGATCTATACggatcataaaagtttaaaatatattttcacccAAAAGGAACTTAACATGCGTCAAAGACGGTGGCTGGAGTTGATAAAAGATTATGATTGCACGATAAATTATCACCCAGGGAAGGCGAATGTCGTAGCAGATGCTCTAAGCAGAAAGGAGAGATTAAATTTATTAACTTCGGTAGAAGACCTAAGAAAAGAATTGGAAGGGTTGGAGATAGAAATATGCATTCCCGAGGATACAAGCCAGAAAGCTTATGTACTGATGTTTCAACCAGAATTGATAGAGAAGGTTAGGAGATGTCAAGAGTATATGCTTGAAAGCGAAAGAGAAAAGTTGTCAGGAGAAGAACTTCAAACTCATAAGGATGATAAAGGAATATTACGATTTTCTTCTCGAATTTGGATCCCCAATGTGAGCGAGTTAAAGGATGAAATTTTACGCGAAGCACACAGTTCAAGTTATTCTTTACATCCTGGAAGTACAAAGATGTATAaagatttgaaacaaaatttttgGTGGCCAGGGATGAAGAAAGATATTGCAGACTGGGTAAACAAATGTTATACTTGTCAGAAGGTAAAGGCTGAACACCAACGTCCAAGTGGATTGCTACAACCACTAGAaattccagaatggaaatgggaacatTTGGCTATGGATTTTGTAGTGGGATTACCGAAGACTCGGGCTAATCATGATGCCATCTGGGTAGTAATTGATAGATTGACGAAAtcagctcattttctgccaataaATGAAAGGTACTCCTTAGAGAAGTTAGTTCAATTGTACTTGAATGAGATTGTGATGCGACATGGTGTTCCTGTATCGATAGTATCAGATAGAGATCCTAGATTCaactcgagattttggaggAGATTCCAAGAATGTTTGGGCACTAAACTTAAGATGAGCACCGCCTATCACCCG of Daucus carota subsp. sativus chromosome 3, DH1 v3.0, whole genome shotgun sequence contains these proteins:
- the LOC135151190 gene encoding uncharacterized protein LOC135151190 isoform X1 encodes the protein MSDSTIPPATTVERNAENPEGQIRADPTMAQILQILQQQTAVIAQQQKPPQSGVTFKSFQAVHPPEFKGTADPIEAKAWIKEIEKAFALVKVGEDQKTEFASYFLKTEANYWWESTRVLEGEGIITWQRFTELFLEKYFPSYMQDQMEIKFLELKQDDMSVAEYETKFSELARFVPEYINTDAKKAKRFQQGLRSWIRGKIAVLELQSYAAVVQKAMIIEGESELSQKERDMRKRKNEEVGGGSSKRNFQNKFNRKFEDQSRGNLKPKEGNGGQGTRYQPSTQQRPVRPPLPECGTCGKKHPGVCNKPNITCYKCNKKGHYAKECTNQRIGVTCYKCGKPGHVARECKESAQASNVLRITGPPTQASPTQPKARTFNMTMQDAIQDADVVADTSKAKVVGGSKGKEVKTED
- the LOC135151190 gene encoding uncharacterized protein LOC135151190 isoform X2, with amino-acid sequence MSDSTIPPATTVERNAENPEGQIRADPTMAQILQILQQQTAVIAQQQKPPQSGVTFKSFQAVHPPEFKGTADPIEAKAWIKEIEKAFALVKVGEDQKTEFASYFLKTEANYWWESTRVLEGEGIITWQRFTELFLEKYFPSYMQDQMEIKFLELKQDDMSVAEYETKFSELARFVPEYINTDAKKAKRFQQGLRSWIRGKIAVLELQSYAAVVQKAMIIEGESELSQKERDMRKRKNEEVGGGSSKRNFQNKFNRKFEDQSRGNLKPKEGNGGQGTRYQPSTQQRPVRPPLPECGTCGKKHPGVCNKPNITCYKCNKKGHYAKECTNQRIGVTCYKCGKPGHVARECKESAQASNVLRITGPPTQASPTQPKARTFNMTMQDAIQDADVVAARCEDRVNQAYHQQE